In one window of Posidoniimonas corsicana DNA:
- a CDS encoding PfkB family carbohydrate kinase, which produces MPDQPLIVGEVLIDQFPDGRGILGGAPFNVAWNLTGFGLSPVMVTAVADDDNGRMILERMREWGMSTAGVQTSQRLPTGLVEVTVNNGEPTFNLLPDRAYDDIQFPAELLAEGGFSMLYVGSLAFRSEPSRTTIRRLMAESGLPKFVDINIRKPWFTLEMAGELLQDAAWTKLNNNELAQLSGMKCDGPADAPAAVAKLRERYNGKAFFVTCGAEGACAVDEHGDSTIAGSPTPDPLVDTVGAGDAFAAACIAGIAAGQPLQPTLESALRFASRTCSLRGATTRDSGHYAGITGYGAAGA; this is translated from the coding sequence ATGCCCGACCAGCCGCTGATTGTTGGCGAAGTCCTCATCGACCAGTTCCCCGACGGCCGCGGCATACTCGGCGGTGCGCCATTTAACGTGGCCTGGAACCTCACCGGGTTCGGCCTGTCGCCGGTGATGGTCACCGCCGTGGCCGACGACGACAACGGGCGGATGATCCTCGAGCGGATGCGGGAGTGGGGCATGAGCACCGCCGGCGTGCAGACCTCCCAGCGGCTGCCAACCGGCCTGGTGGAGGTGACCGTCAACAACGGTGAGCCAACCTTCAACCTGCTGCCCGACCGCGCCTATGACGATATCCAGTTCCCTGCGGAGCTGCTCGCCGAGGGCGGCTTCTCGATGCTGTACGTCGGCAGCCTGGCGTTCCGCAGCGAGCCGTCGCGCACCACCATCCGCCGGCTGATGGCCGAGAGCGGACTGCCCAAATTCGTGGACATCAACATCCGCAAGCCGTGGTTCACCCTCGAGATGGCAGGCGAGCTGCTGCAGGACGCCGCGTGGACCAAGCTCAACAACAACGAGCTGGCGCAGCTGTCCGGCATGAAGTGCGACGGCCCCGCTGACGCGCCGGCGGCGGTGGCCAAGCTCCGCGAGCGCTACAACGGCAAGGCCTTCTTCGTGACCTGCGGCGCCGAGGGCGCGTGCGCCGTCGACGAGCACGGCGATTCCACCATCGCCGGCTCGCCGACGCCCGACCCGCTGGTCGACACGGTTGGGGCGGGCGACGCGTTCGCCGCGGCTTGCATTGCCGGCATTGCTGCCGGTCAGCCGCTCCAACCGACGCTCGAATCCGCGTTGCGGTTTGCCTCGCGAACGTGTTCACTTCGCGGCGCCACCACCCGCGATAGCGGACACTATGCGGGCATTACGGGTTACGGCGCCGCAGGCGCCTGA
- a CDS encoding SMP-30/gluconolactonase/LRE family protein — protein sequence MKTPHPWTPALALCLLAAAQPTLAQQRTVDPPRAIGQIEINDPAAESLIDPDAEIEILATGFDWSEGPVWSKELGAVLFSDIPPNSIYKWKEGEGLSLYLKPSGYTGAEERGGEPGANGLAIDKQGRLVMCQHGDAQVARMAAPLSDPAPKFDAIAAKLDGKQLNSPNDLALHSSGAIYFTDPPYGRVGRFEDQGRELDFQGVYRVSPAGELTLLTKELEAPNGIALSPDERTLYVAQSSGRRPIYMAYNVQEDGGIDEGRVLLDVKHLAADRPGSPDGMAIDRDGNLFATGPGGVLIITPEGKHLATIRTGERIANCTFGGPDGRTLFMTSDMHLCRVRVKTAGLGF from the coding sequence ATGAAGACGCCCCACCCCTGGACGCCCGCCCTCGCCCTCTGCCTGTTGGCGGCGGCCCAGCCAACCCTCGCGCAGCAGCGGACCGTCGACCCGCCGCGGGCGATCGGCCAGATCGAGATCAACGACCCGGCCGCCGAGTCGCTGATCGACCCCGACGCCGAGATCGAGATCCTCGCCACCGGGTTCGACTGGAGCGAGGGCCCCGTGTGGTCGAAGGAGCTGGGCGCCGTGCTGTTCAGCGACATCCCGCCGAACTCCATCTACAAGTGGAAGGAGGGCGAGGGGCTGTCGCTCTACCTCAAGCCGTCGGGCTACACCGGCGCGGAGGAGCGGGGCGGCGAGCCCGGCGCGAACGGGCTGGCAATCGACAAGCAGGGGCGACTGGTCATGTGCCAGCACGGCGACGCCCAGGTCGCGCGGATGGCGGCGCCGCTCTCCGACCCGGCGCCCAAGTTCGACGCCATCGCCGCCAAGCTCGACGGCAAGCAGCTCAACAGCCCCAACGACCTGGCGCTGCACTCGTCCGGCGCGATCTACTTTACGGACCCGCCGTACGGACGCGTCGGCCGGTTCGAGGACCAGGGCCGTGAGCTGGACTTCCAGGGCGTGTACCGCGTGTCGCCGGCGGGCGAGCTGACGCTGCTCACCAAAGAACTCGAGGCGCCCAACGGCATCGCGTTGTCGCCCGACGAGCGGACGCTGTACGTGGCGCAGTCGTCGGGCCGCCGGCCCATCTACATGGCCTACAACGTGCAGGAGGACGGCGGCATCGACGAGGGACGCGTGCTGCTGGACGTCAAGCACCTGGCCGCCGACCGCCCCGGCAGCCCCGACGGCATGGCCATCGACCGCGACGGCAACCTGTTCGCCACCGGGCCCGGCGGCGTGCTGATCATCACGCCCGAGGGCAAGCACCTGGCGACCATCCGCACCGGCGAGCGGATCGCCAACTGCACGTTCGGCGGCCCCGACGGCCGCACGCTCTTTATGACTTCTGACATGCACCTCTGCCGCGTGCGCGTGAAGACCGCCGGCCTCGGCTTCTGA
- a CDS encoding keratin-like protein: MNLRIASSALVLGAVVVLGSASNANAFFGLLGGGCGGCCEPTCGCEPSCCAEPSCGCEPSCCVDSCCDPCCAPRRCCILDGLRGMFKRNHCCDSCCEPTCGCEPSCCAEPSCCAEPSCGCEPACCDPCCAPRRCCILDGLRGMFKRNHCCDCCEPTCGCEPSCGAPSCGCGM; the protein is encoded by the coding sequence ATGAATCTTCGTATTGCTTCGTCGGCGCTGGTCCTTGGCGCCGTCGTCGTGCTGGGCAGCGCCTCGAACGCCAACGCGTTCTTCGGCCTGCTCGGCGGTGGTTGTGGCGGTTGTTGTGAGCCGACCTGCGGCTGTGAGCCGAGCTGCTGTGCTGAGCCCAGCTGCGGCTGCGAGCCGAGCTGCTGCGTCGACTCGTGCTGCGACCCCTGCTGCGCCCCGCGTCGGTGCTGCATCCTGGACGGCCTGCGTGGCATGTTCAAGCGTAACCACTGCTGCGACTCGTGCTGCGAGCCCACCTGTGGCTGTGAGCCGAGCTGCTGTGCCGAGCCTTCGTGCTGTGCCGAGCCGTCCTGCGGCTGCGAGCCGGCCTGCTGCGACCCTTGCTGCGCCCCGCGTCGGTGCTGCATCCTGGACGGCCTGCGTGGCATGTTCAAGCGTAACCACTGCTGCGATTGCTGCGAGCCCACTTGTGGCTGCGAGCCCAGCTGTGGCGCCCCGAGCTGCGGCTGCGGCATGTAA
- a CDS encoding DUF1598 domain-containing protein: MRRRCLVMLVVGLLAAPGLAQNPGPINGIALGPGNNNAVLGFGGQQAPGQGGGANYDFDALIDLISSTVASETWAENGGGEAEIRPFVGGVWADAQGTLRQAARAEKALGGRLGLSADLAKLRERVVEVPQARASESDARRPSALRCVSLPRLEREIERRLAAGKPLEEAMLTLAGLQRVEYVFVFPETGDIALAGPAGDWRLTDERRLVSSDTGLPVVRLDDLLTLIRRDPASPFGCSIDPRPEALAAAQQYITEHPIPSGRRGRDRWLEQVREQVGLQDLTYLGMPGDTRVACVLGEADYHMKLVGMGLVDGVPGMESYLESIRVKPGEPAPAVGAVRWWFGMNYAAVERSDAGDAFRIVGPGVKVMSENEALADRGERRPTGKSDELSQAFATGFTRNFPALAEKYPVYAELRNVFDLSLAASLIASEGLLQRAGWQPEMLTSASALPLPRYAAPTTVDTVANLRVVNRRHVVAGVSGGVWARPTDVLAKKTTAAKPDGPLQYAPQAAAAESGVWWWDAE, encoded by the coding sequence ATGCGTCGTCGCTGCCTTGTGATGCTGGTCGTCGGTTTGCTCGCCGCGCCCGGACTGGCCCAGAACCCCGGCCCGATCAACGGCATCGCGCTGGGGCCGGGCAACAACAACGCGGTGCTTGGCTTCGGCGGCCAGCAGGCGCCGGGGCAGGGGGGCGGCGCCAACTACGACTTCGACGCCCTGATCGACCTGATCTCGTCGACCGTCGCGTCGGAGACCTGGGCCGAGAACGGCGGCGGCGAGGCCGAGATCCGCCCGTTCGTCGGCGGCGTGTGGGCCGACGCGCAGGGCACGCTCCGGCAGGCCGCCCGCGCAGAGAAAGCACTCGGAGGCCGGCTCGGCCTGAGCGCCGACCTGGCCAAGCTCCGCGAGCGAGTTGTTGAAGTCCCGCAGGCCCGCGCGAGCGAGTCCGACGCGCGGCGCCCGTCGGCGCTACGGTGCGTCTCGCTGCCGCGGCTGGAGCGTGAGATTGAGCGCCGCCTGGCCGCGGGCAAGCCGCTGGAAGAAGCGATGCTCACGCTGGCCGGGCTGCAGCGGGTGGAGTACGTGTTCGTGTTCCCCGAGACCGGCGACATCGCGCTGGCGGGCCCTGCGGGCGACTGGCGGCTGACCGACGAGCGGCGGCTGGTCTCCTCCGACACGGGGCTGCCGGTCGTGCGGCTCGACGACCTGCTCACGCTGATCCGCCGTGACCCGGCCAGCCCGTTCGGCTGCTCGATCGACCCGCGTCCCGAGGCGTTGGCCGCCGCGCAGCAGTACATCACCGAGCACCCGATCCCGTCCGGCCGCCGCGGCCGCGACCGCTGGCTGGAGCAGGTCCGCGAGCAGGTCGGGCTGCAGGACCTCACCTACCTGGGCATGCCCGGCGACACCCGCGTGGCGTGCGTGCTGGGCGAGGCCGACTACCACATGAAGCTGGTGGGCATGGGCCTGGTGGACGGCGTGCCGGGCATGGAGAGCTACCTGGAGTCGATCCGCGTGAAGCCGGGCGAGCCGGCGCCGGCGGTCGGCGCGGTGCGGTGGTGGTTCGGCATGAACTACGCCGCGGTGGAGCGGTCCGACGCCGGCGACGCGTTCCGCATCGTCGGCCCCGGCGTGAAGGTGATGAGCGAGAACGAGGCGCTCGCCGACCGCGGCGAGCGGCGTCCCACCGGTAAATCGGACGAGCTGTCGCAGGCGTTCGCAACCGGCTTCACCCGCAACTTCCCGGCGCTCGCCGAGAAGTACCCGGTGTACGCGGAGCTGCGGAACGTGTTCGACCTGTCGCTGGCGGCCTCGCTGATCGCGTCGGAGGGGCTGCTACAGCGGGCGGGCTGGCAGCCGGAGATGCTGACCAGCGCCAGCGCGCTGCCGCTGCCCAGGTACGCGGCGCCCACCACGGTGGATACGGTCGCTAACCTGCGGGTGGTGAACCGCCGGCACGTGGTGGCGGGCGTCAGCGGCGGCGTGTGGGCGCGGCCGACCGACGTGCTCGCCAAGAAAACCACCGCCGCCAAGCCGGACGGGCCGCTGCAGTACGCTCCCCAGGCCGCGGCGGCCGAGAGTGGCGTGTGGTGGTGGGACGCCGAGTAG
- a CDS encoding c-type cytochrome, which translates to MKPLLAWIAAALTAAATPSVALCAEAYAGLLSDVLIRPGYELQLVHRVDPKTEGSWVSLTAVGDGRLVASAQFGGLFVITPSADASDTVVERLPLEIGMAQGMCVLDGDLYVMVNSTGDAASGLYRARDTTGDGLWDQAELLRELPASGEHGPHAVIPAPDGRSLLVACGNITPPTDFAWSRPPRVWADDAIVPRIDDPLRSFANLREPGGWIAQVSLDGQDWRLFAMGFRNQYDIAFNWRGDLFTFDSDNEYDIDTPWYRPTRVCHVVSGGEFGWRHGTGKWPAYYEDSVAPLLEVGPGSPTGVAFGAGTSFPFPDSAALFVGDWSHGRVFLVNVSSDGAGYRASVEPFLSASPLPVTDLAVNAADGALYLTTGGRRVGSALWRVVYVGFDDPADAPPTLPPAPAPAVDLIALRQELERYHTADGAQDPTALDAVWPYLGHEDRRIRYAARVAVELQPAESWLERAYNEDDPRIRPYALLAATRHQSVDPPHRLYEAFRDTDFASLPREQQLAFLRAVGVSHLRYGPPELPTRRAIVAKFADAFPSGAAVLDRELAAFLLAVGYPPAVAPTVKLMEESPLASERMHYALALCQADRGWTPELRRRYYRVLNEVLAAGRNRSMQAYAERIAARADENLDDEGRAAVADLIAARDSLAPAPTVAARPFVRRWTVDEVVAATPAAGADVDLARGRRLFAEAQCFNCHRFRGEGGAVGPDLTAVGRRFSVRDLATALVDPNATISDQYRQTAFDIDGRTIVGRVVNLNKQEVMIATDFTDPKHYQTFQADDIEDRYPSRNSPMPAGLLDVLDESELRDLLAYLMSQE; encoded by the coding sequence ATGAAACCCCTCCTCGCCTGGATCGCGGCCGCCCTCACCGCCGCCGCGACGCCGTCGGTCGCCCTGTGCGCTGAAGCGTACGCCGGCCTGCTGAGCGATGTGCTGATCCGCCCCGGCTACGAGCTGCAGCTGGTGCACCGCGTCGACCCCAAGACCGAGGGGTCGTGGGTGTCGCTCACCGCGGTGGGCGACGGCCGGCTGGTGGCATCGGCTCAGTTCGGCGGGCTGTTCGTCATCACGCCCAGCGCCGACGCGTCGGACACGGTGGTCGAGCGGCTGCCGCTGGAGATCGGCATGGCTCAGGGGATGTGCGTGCTCGACGGTGATCTGTACGTGATGGTCAACTCCACTGGCGACGCCGCGTCGGGCCTGTACCGCGCCCGCGACACCACCGGCGACGGCCTGTGGGACCAGGCCGAGCTGCTCCGCGAGCTGCCGGCGAGCGGCGAGCACGGACCCCACGCGGTGATCCCCGCGCCGGACGGCCGGTCGCTGTTGGTGGCCTGCGGCAACATCACGCCGCCGACCGACTTCGCGTGGAGCCGCCCGCCCCGCGTCTGGGCCGATGACGCCATCGTGCCGCGGATCGACGACCCGCTGCGCAGCTTCGCCAACCTCCGAGAGCCGGGCGGCTGGATCGCCCAGGTGAGCCTCGACGGGCAAGACTGGCGGCTGTTCGCGATGGGCTTCCGCAACCAGTACGACATCGCGTTCAACTGGCGGGGCGACCTGTTCACTTTTGACTCCGACAACGAGTACGACATCGACACCCCGTGGTACCGCCCGACGCGGGTCTGTCACGTGGTGAGCGGCGGCGAGTTCGGCTGGCGGCACGGCACCGGCAAATGGCCCGCCTACTACGAGGACAGCGTGGCGCCGCTGCTGGAGGTCGGCCCCGGCTCGCCCACCGGCGTGGCCTTCGGCGCGGGGACCAGCTTCCCCTTCCCGGACAGCGCGGCGTTGTTTGTCGGCGACTGGAGCCACGGCCGCGTGTTCCTGGTCAACGTGTCGAGCGACGGCGCCGGCTACCGCGCGAGCGTCGAGCCGTTCCTCTCCGCGTCGCCGCTGCCGGTGACCGACCTGGCCGTCAACGCGGCCGACGGCGCGCTCTACCTGACCACCGGCGGGCGGCGCGTCGGGTCGGCGCTGTGGCGGGTGGTCTACGTCGGCTTCGACGACCCCGCCGACGCGCCGCCCACGCTCCCCCCTGCCCCGGCGCCCGCGGTCGACCTGATCGCGCTGCGGCAAGAGCTGGAGCGTTACCACACCGCCGACGGTGCGCAGGACCCCACCGCGCTCGATGCGGTCTGGCCGTACCTGGGGCACGAGGACCGCCGCATCCGCTACGCGGCGCGCGTGGCCGTGGAGCTGCAGCCGGCCGAGTCTTGGCTCGAGCGCGCGTACAACGAAGATGACCCCCGCATCCGCCCCTACGCCCTCTTGGCCGCCACCCGCCATCAATCCGTCGACCCGCCGCACCGGTTGTACGAGGCGTTCCGCGACACCGACTTCGCATCGCTCCCGCGTGAGCAGCAGCTCGCGTTCCTGCGCGCGGTGGGCGTGTCGCACTTGCGGTACGGCCCGCCGGAGCTGCCGACCCGCCGCGCGATTGTCGCCAAGTTCGCCGACGCGTTCCCGTCTGGCGCCGCGGTGCTCGACCGCGAACTGGCCGCGTTCCTGCTCGCCGTGGGCTACCCGCCCGCTGTCGCGCCGACGGTCAAGCTGATGGAGGAGTCGCCGCTGGCGAGCGAGCGCATGCACTACGCCCTGGCGCTCTGCCAGGCCGATCGTGGCTGGACGCCCGAGCTCCGCCGCCGCTACTACCGCGTTCTCAATGAGGTGCTGGCCGCGGGCCGCAACCGGTCGATGCAGGCCTACGCCGAGCGCATCGCCGCGCGGGCCGACGAGAACCTGGACGATGAGGGACGCGCCGCGGTGGCCGACTTAATCGCCGCCCGCGACTCGCTAGCGCCGGCGCCGACTGTGGCGGCTCGGCCATTCGTGCGGCGCTGGACCGTCGACGAGGTCGTCGCCGCCACGCCCGCAGCCGGCGCCGACGTTGACCTGGCGCGCGGCCGCCGGCTGTTCGCCGAGGCCCAGTGCTTCAACTGCCACCGCTTCCGCGGCGAGGGCGGCGCGGTCGGCCCCGACCTGACCGCCGTGGGCCGGCGGTTCTCGGTGCGCGACCTCGCCACCGCGCTGGTCGACCCCAACGCGACCATCTCTGACCAGTACCGCCAGACCGCGTTCGACATCGACGGGCGCACCATCGTCGGCCGCGTGGTGAACCTGAACAAGCAGGAGGTGATGATCGCAACCGACTTCACCGACCCCAAGCACTATCAGACCTTCCAGGCCGACGACATCGAGGACCGTTACCCATCCCGCAACTCGCCCATGCCGGCCGGCCTGCTCGACGTGCTCGACGAGTCGGAGCTGCGCGACCTGCTGGCGTACCTGATGTCGCAGGAATAG
- the moaC gene encoding cyclic pyranopterin monophosphate synthase MoaC produces MADPTTPPKLTHLDEEGAAQMVDVGDKPATRRTARASARLRMAAATLELVRSGGGAKGDVLQVARLAGVMAAKRTDELIPLCHGLPLESVGVEFEFADEQSLVVTATARVTAKTGVEMEALTAVTTAALTVYDMCKAVDRGIVIGPVQLEEKSGGRSGHWRRAATGDNQAAGDKE; encoded by the coding sequence TTGGCAGACCCAACCACGCCACCGAAGCTTACGCACCTCGACGAGGAGGGCGCCGCGCAGATGGTGGACGTGGGCGACAAGCCGGCGACCCGCCGCACGGCCCGCGCGTCGGCCCGGCTGCGGATGGCGGCCGCAACGCTCGAGCTCGTCCGCTCGGGCGGCGGCGCCAAGGGCGACGTGCTGCAGGTGGCGCGGCTGGCGGGGGTGATGGCCGCCAAGCGGACCGACGAACTCATCCCGCTGTGCCACGGGCTGCCGCTGGAGTCGGTGGGCGTGGAGTTTGAGTTCGCCGACGAGCAGTCGCTGGTGGTCACGGCCACGGCCCGCGTCACGGCCAAGACCGGCGTCGAGATGGAGGCCCTCACCGCGGTAACGACCGCCGCGCTGACGGTCTACGACATGTGCAAGGCGGTCGACCGGGGGATCGTGATAGGCCCGGTGCAACTGGAAGAGAAGAGCGGCGGCCGCAGCGGCCACTGGCGCCGCGCCGCAACCGGCGACAACCAAGCCGCGGGCGACAAAGAGTAA
- a CDS encoding polyprenyl synthetase family protein: MSQADQTLAHGATDLRQLLSGIADDLAAVERRLQSELHSRVPQVDEVVRHGYRLGGKRLRPALVLLAGQAAGGLTDEHLVLSAVVEMIHTATLVHDDVLDEADLRRHEDTVNARWGNETSVLLGDFLFSHAFYLASTTGSAEACQTIGRATNTVCEGEMQQTLSEGDFDLSQDDYLAIITAKTAELCACCCELGARQAGADDATVERFASFGRNLGVAFQIADDLLDLMSDEEATGKTTGADLAKRKMTLPLIHARDALVNGPRANFVDLLATADVERIRAQVKLMGSLDYANRTAADYARRAAADLAELPDNPALQSLVGLANFAAARSS, encoded by the coding sequence ATGAGTCAGGCAGACCAAACGCTCGCGCACGGCGCCACCGACCTCCGCCAGCTGCTCTCCGGCATCGCCGACGACTTGGCCGCGGTCGAGCGGCGGCTGCAGTCCGAATTGCACAGCCGCGTCCCCCAGGTGGACGAGGTCGTGCGTCACGGCTACCGGCTGGGCGGCAAGCGGCTGCGGCCGGCGCTGGTGCTGCTGGCCGGCCAGGCCGCCGGCGGGCTGACCGACGAGCACCTGGTGCTGTCGGCCGTGGTCGAGATGATCCACACCGCCACGCTCGTGCACGACGACGTGCTCGACGAGGCCGACCTCCGCCGCCACGAGGACACCGTCAACGCGCGCTGGGGCAATGAGACCAGCGTGCTGCTGGGCGACTTCCTGTTCTCACACGCGTTCTACCTGGCCAGCACCACCGGCTCGGCAGAGGCGTGCCAGACCATCGGCCGCGCGACCAACACGGTCTGTGAAGGTGAGATGCAGCAGACGCTCTCCGAGGGCGACTTCGATCTCAGCCAGGACGACTACCTCGCGATCATCACCGCCAAGACCGCCGAGCTGTGCGCGTGCTGCTGCGAGCTGGGCGCCCGCCAGGCCGGCGCCGACGACGCCACGGTCGAGCGGTTCGCCTCGTTCGGGCGCAACCTGGGCGTCGCGTTCCAGATCGCCGACGACCTGTTGGACCTGATGTCCGACGAGGAGGCCACCGGCAAGACCACCGGCGCCGACCTCGCCAAGCGGAAGATGACCCTCCCGCTGATCCACGCCCGCGACGCGCTGGTCAACGGCCCGCGGGCGAACTTCGTCGACCTGCTGGCCACCGCCGACGTCGAGCGGATCCGCGCTCAGGTGAAACTGATGGGCTCGCTGGACTACGCCAACCGGACCGCGGCCGACTACGCCCGCCGCGCGGCGGCCGACCTGGCCGAACTGCCGGACAACCCGGCGTTGCAATCATTGGTGGGACTGGCTAACTTTGCGGCGGCACGCAGCAGTTAG
- a CDS encoding DUF4175 domain-containing protein, translating into MEAEPEHVNPFASPLAEEAVVSSGAPLGVSGVEAIRHEHIKREASIRSVGWLYYLGACVLTVSATFLAASAFVGPAAYDLGPSLLGAVFVALLAALGWWVGAGLRRLNPTVRIPALVLSIIALLISLLGINVIGMLIHGYLASLMGSEKSKYIFSPEYKEIIAATPHIRYKSSTVMWVVLGVLLVVLVVVVVFAARMAP; encoded by the coding sequence ATGGAAGCGGAGCCCGAGCATGTAAACCCCTTCGCTTCCCCGCTGGCGGAGGAGGCTGTCGTCAGTTCCGGCGCCCCGCTGGGCGTGTCGGGCGTCGAGGCCATCCGCCACGAGCACATCAAGCGCGAGGCGTCGATCCGATCGGTCGGTTGGCTCTACTACCTCGGCGCTTGTGTGCTGACGGTCAGCGCCACGTTCCTCGCCGCGTCGGCGTTTGTGGGCCCGGCCGCGTACGACCTTGGTCCCTCGCTGCTGGGCGCCGTCTTCGTCGCGCTGCTGGCCGCCCTCGGTTGGTGGGTGGGAGCGGGGCTGCGGCGGCTCAACCCGACCGTCCGGATCCCGGCACTGGTGCTGTCGATCATCGCGCTGTTGATCTCGCTCTTGGGGATCAACGTCATCGGAATGCTCATCCACGGCTATCTGGCGTCGCTGATGGGGAGTGAGAAGAGCAAGTACATCTTCTCGCCCGAGTACAAGGAGATTATCGCCGCCACGCCCCACATCCGTTACAAGTCGTCGACCGTGATGTGGGTGGTGCTGGGCGTGCTGCTGGTCGTGCTCGTGGTCGTCGTGGTCTTCGCCGCCCGCATGGCGCCGTAG
- the miaA gene encoding tRNA (adenosine(37)-N6)-dimethylallyltransferase MiaA — MTPTTENPALDCWYLTGATAVGKTSVAMELARRLDAEILSLDSMAVYRGMDIGTAKPPAELRRAVPHHLIDVVDPDEEFSVAQYRELSFQAIRAIRDRGRQPLFVGGTPLYLKCLLRGFFDGPPADWDLRNEILTELETVGSEALHARLTQVDPVAASLIHVNDTRRIVRALEVYRSTGEPISHQQMEFEDGVPADQCRVFVLRRDRDEQRERIERRVDQMFDDGLVEEVQGLIDGGKQLGRTARQAVGYCEVIDYLNGKHDLAEAVELIKARTRRFAKRQRTWFRGLGECRFIDIGPDDNPAAIAERIATDPQAGLS, encoded by the coding sequence ATGACCCCCACCACCGAAAACCCGGCCCTCGACTGCTGGTACCTGACCGGCGCCACGGCCGTGGGCAAGACCTCGGTCGCGATGGAGCTCGCCCGGCGGCTCGACGCCGAGATCCTGTCGCTCGACTCGATGGCCGTGTACCGCGGCATGGATATCGGCACCGCCAAGCCGCCCGCCGAGCTGCGGCGGGCCGTGCCGCACCACCTGATCGACGTGGTCGACCCGGACGAAGAATTCAGCGTCGCGCAGTACCGCGAGCTGTCGTTCCAGGCGATCCGCGCGATCCGCGACCGGGGCCGCCAGCCGCTGTTCGTGGGGGGCACACCGCTGTACCTCAAGTGTTTGCTGCGGGGCTTCTTCGACGGCCCGCCCGCCGACTGGGACCTGCGTAACGAGATCCTCACCGAGCTGGAAACGGTCGGCTCCGAGGCGCTGCACGCGCGGCTCACCCAGGTCGACCCGGTGGCGGCCTCGCTGATCCACGTGAACGACACCCGCCGCATCGTCCGCGCGCTCGAGGTGTACCGCTCCACCGGCGAGCCGATCAGTCACCAGCAGATGGAGTTCGAGGACGGCGTGCCGGCCGACCAGTGTCGTGTGTTCGTGCTCCGCCGCGACCGCGACGAGCAGCGCGAGCGGATCGAGCGCCGCGTCGACCAGATGTTCGACGACGGCCTGGTCGAGGAAGTCCAAGGGCTGATCGACGGCGGCAAGCAACTCGGCCGCACCGCGCGGCAGGCGGTCGGCTACTGCGAGGTGATCGACTACCTCAACGGCAAGCACGATCTGGCCGAGGCGGTCGAGCTCATCAAGGCCCGCACCCGCCGCTTCGCCAAGCGGCAACGCACCTGGTTCCGCGGGCTGGGCGAGTGCCGATTTATCGACATCGGCCCAGACGACAACCCTGCCGCCATCGCGGAGCGGATCGCCACCGACCCCCAGGCGGGGCTCTCTTAG